The Centroberyx gerrardi isolate f3 chromosome 19, fCenGer3.hap1.cur.20231027, whole genome shotgun sequence genome has a segment encoding these proteins:
- the LOC144542910 gene encoding uncharacterized protein LOC144542910: MRIHTGEKPFSCSDCAKSFCHKGNLTTHMRIHTGEKPISCSDCAKGFRDKGDLKRHMRVHTGEKPFSCSDCAKSFGDKGYLKRHMRIHTGEKPFSCSDCAKRFCHKGELRTHMRIHTGEKPFSCSACAESFRLRGQLSTHMIIHTGEKPFSCSDCAKSFADKRDLKRHMSIHTGEKPFSCSDCAKSFGDKRDLKTHMRVHTGEKPFSCSVCGKIFSQSGALSRHMRIHTGEKLFSCSVKKSSPTEENWFCI; this comes from the coding sequence atgagaatccacacaggagagaaaccatttagttgctcagactgtgctaaaaGTTTTTGTCATAAAGGAAACTTGACGacacacatgagaatccacactGGTGAGAAACCAattagttgctcagactgtgctaaaGGTTTTCGTGATAAAGGAGACTTGAAgagacacatgagagtccacacaggggagaaaccatttagttgctcagactgtgctaaaagttttggtgataaaggatacttgaagagacacatgagaatccacacaggggagaaaccatttagttgctcagactgtgctaaaCGTTTTTGTCATAAAGGAGAGTTGAGGACACACATGAGAATCcatacaggggagaaaccatttagttgctcagccTGTGCTGAAAGTTTTCGTCTTAGAGGACAGTTGAGCACACACATGATAATACACACTggtgagaaaccatttagttgctcagactgtgctaaaaGTTTTGCTGATAAAAGAGACTTGAAGAGACACATGAGCATCCACACTggtgagaaaccatttagttgctcagactgtgctaaaaGTTTTGGTGATAAAAGAgacttgaagacacacatgagagtccacacaggagagaaaccatttagttgctcagtttgtggtaaaatatTCAGCCAGAGTGGAGCATTAAGTCGACACATGAGAATTCATACAGGGGAGAAACTGTTTAGTTGCTcagtaaaaaaaagttcacCCACAGAGGAGAACTGGTTTTGCATATGA
- the LOC139921417 gene encoding uncharacterized protein LOC139921417 produces MTDETKNTPVLIHARALSPEIFRRKKRINRSEEGKRAKKESDRIRAKSRVNIGGALPRWKALKDEKGLRRDADVAQFLLDCIDGKAVEEGYEDGPLVLLQRGETPAALSSINTESERDDDVSSGICALEENQEEADVQQRVQQLRASVKQRLTAAVEEIFGLFERTIAEYEEEIDRQRRLLEDVLKPEIQINKADAPQLLVSEEEVPPEQQDWSPSLDQEDPEPPHIKEEQEELWTSQEGEQLQGPEEADITEFPFTPVPSSSGERR; encoded by the exons ATGACCGACGAGACAAAGAACACACCGGTACTCATACACGCTCGAGCTCTGTCGCCAGAAATCTTTAGGAGAAAGAAACGGATTAACCGCTCGGAGGAAGGCAAGCGCGCGAAGAAGGAAAGCGACCGGATCCGAGCCAAGAGCAGAGTGAACATCGGCGGCGCGCTCCCGCGGTGGAAGGCTCTGAAAGACGAGAAGGGGCTGCGCAGGGACGCGGACGTGGCTCAGTTCCTGCTGGACTG TATTGACGGCAAGGCAGTTGAAGAGGGTTATGAAGACGGTCCTTTAGTCCTGCTGCAGCGCGGGGAGACGCCTGCTGCGCTGTCCAGCATCAACACCGAGTCTGAGAG GGACGACGACGTCTCATCAGGCATTTGTGCTCTCGAGGAAAACCAAGAAGAAGCTGATGTGCAACAAAG AGTCCAGCAGCTGAGGGCGTCGGTGAAgcagcgactaactgcggctgttgaagagatatttgggctgtttgaaagaacgatAGCAGAGTACGAAGAAGAGATTGATCGCCAACGCAGGCTGCTGGAAGATGTTCTGAAGCCTGAGATCCAGATCAACAAAGCAG ATGCTCCacagctgctggtcagtgaagaagaggttccccctgagcagcaggactggagccccagtctggaccaggaggacccagagcccccacacattaaagaggaacaggaggaactctggaccagtcaggagggagagcagcttcaagggccggaggaggccgatatCACAGAGTTCCCTttcactcctgtccct TCCAGCAGCGGAGAGCGTCGGTGA